The proteins below are encoded in one region of Paenarthrobacter ilicis:
- the tatC gene encoding twin-arginine translocase subunit TatC, whose translation MALLDHLRELKNRLIKAAIGVVIAAIAGWFLYDPVINALKAPVDSIGGHTGAIATINFNSIASPFDFKLQISILIGLVISSPIWIYQLWAFITPGLTKKERRYTLGFMAAAVPLFLAGVWVGWLVTPQVVRALTQFTPSGVANIIDARDYIDFVTRMVLFLGLAFLVPVVLVGVNMAGLVSGKTILKAWRLTVFLVFVLAAVAAPGADALSMFLLAGPLLVLFFAAIGICILNDRRRERRNQKRVAETEAMADTATSASDLENL comes from the coding sequence CAGGCTGATCAAGGCCGCCATCGGCGTTGTTATTGCGGCAATCGCGGGCTGGTTCCTGTACGACCCGGTGATCAACGCGCTGAAGGCTCCGGTGGACTCCATCGGTGGCCACACTGGCGCGATTGCCACCATCAACTTCAACAGCATCGCTTCGCCTTTCGACTTCAAGCTGCAGATATCAATCCTCATTGGCCTGGTCATCTCCAGTCCCATTTGGATCTACCAGCTGTGGGCCTTCATCACGCCAGGCCTCACAAAGAAGGAACGCCGCTACACGCTTGGATTCATGGCAGCGGCAGTTCCGCTGTTCCTGGCCGGAGTGTGGGTCGGTTGGCTTGTGACACCCCAGGTGGTGCGGGCCTTGACGCAATTCACCCCCTCCGGTGTTGCCAACATCATCGACGCACGCGATTACATCGACTTCGTGACCCGCATGGTCCTTTTCCTTGGACTGGCCTTCCTGGTGCCCGTAGTGCTTGTCGGAGTTAACATGGCCGGCTTGGTATCCGGCAAAACGATCCTCAAAGCGTGGCGCCTCACGGTGTTCCTGGTCTTCGTTTTGGCTGCCGTTGCAGCGCCGGGCGCAGATGCGTTGTCCATGTTCCTGCTGGCTGGGCCTTTGCTTGTTTTGTTCTTCGCAGCGATCGGGATCTGTATCCTGAACGACCGCCGCCGGGAGCGCAGGAACCAGAAACGCGTCGCTGAGACCGAGGCCATGGCGGATACCGCCACCTCTGCTTCTGATCTGGAGAATCTCTAG
- a CDS encoding DEAD/DEAH box helicase yields the protein MSSISGSPSPSDRYQAAAQRAAESRTYLGAFARSLDFELDDFQKQACRSLQEGRGVLVAAPTGAGKTIVGEFAIFLALERGLKAFYTTPIKALSNQKFAELAAKYGAANVGLLTGDTTINGDAPVVVMTTEVLRNMLYADSETLGDLGFVVMDEVHYLADRFRGAVWEEVIIHLPSEVQVASLSATVSNAEEFGAWLDTVRGDTDVIVSEHRPVPLWQHVMVGRQIVDLFAGDTTFDEIAPAVPDAVETEAPDLSETDDVSAGPADTRQRKSLPGRVSQKSVTARASTQEFEVNPELLAMARSESRMNTAGRFGHGGRSRRRQDRSRDEHSKTEQRSPVRKASRPQVIESLRRQDLLPAITFIFSRAGCDAAVAQCAASGLWLTTEHEQQIIAQRVDEASHEIPADDLDVLGFWGWRDGLVRGFAAHHAGMLPTFKEVVEKLFADGLVKAVFATETLALGVNMPARCVVLEKLEKFNGEAHVNITAGEYTQLTGRAGRRGIDVEGHAVVLWQPGTDPTAVAGLASRRTYPLNSSFRPTYNMSINLIAQFGRVRAREILESSFAQFQADRSVVGLARQVRGREESLAGYAKSMQCHLGDFAEYSRLRRELGDAETFAARDNQRARKSHVADSLTRLIPGDVIAIFSGRLAGHAVVLEVDRNAREPRPSVLTSDNQLRRIGVHDLDGPVSPVTRIRIPKSFNSKVPKARRDLASAMRHAVSEDVPNNKRNIRHEDFGLGARLPDQEKKIADLRRALRAHPCHGCSEREDHARWSERWWKLRKETDGLVRQIQGRTNTIAKTFDRVCEVLSSYGYLQMNDAGQVTISADGQRLRRIYGEKDLLISQSVRQGAIDGLDAAELASFASTLVYQAKREDRGLRPKMPSVSLETAVDIVVREWSRLEDTEEHNRLPLTGEPELGLMWPMYKWAKGRHLQEVLNGTDLAAGDFVRWAKQVVDLLDQLAKIPQLDPRVARICRESIELVRRGVVAYSTVS from the coding sequence ATGTCCTCCATCTCCGGGTCTCCATCACCGTCGGATCGCTATCAGGCAGCAGCCCAGCGCGCAGCTGAGTCCAGAACCTATTTGGGTGCGTTTGCCAGGTCGCTTGATTTTGAACTCGATGACTTCCAGAAGCAGGCGTGCAGATCGCTTCAGGAGGGGCGCGGAGTTCTGGTTGCCGCTCCCACGGGGGCCGGCAAAACCATCGTTGGCGAGTTCGCAATCTTCCTGGCCCTTGAACGGGGCCTGAAGGCCTTTTACACGACGCCCATCAAAGCCTTGAGCAACCAGAAGTTCGCAGAACTGGCCGCCAAGTACGGGGCAGCCAATGTTGGTTTGCTGACCGGAGACACCACCATCAACGGTGATGCACCCGTGGTGGTGATGACCACTGAGGTTCTCCGGAACATGTTGTATGCCGATTCGGAAACCCTGGGAGACCTGGGCTTCGTGGTCATGGATGAGGTCCACTACCTGGCAGACCGGTTCCGGGGAGCTGTGTGGGAGGAAGTCATCATCCACCTGCCCAGCGAGGTCCAGGTTGCATCACTGAGTGCCACGGTTTCCAATGCCGAAGAGTTTGGTGCCTGGTTGGACACTGTCAGGGGCGACACGGATGTGATCGTCTCCGAGCACCGCCCGGTTCCCCTGTGGCAGCACGTCATGGTGGGACGGCAGATAGTTGATCTCTTTGCCGGGGACACCACATTCGATGAAATTGCCCCCGCCGTGCCGGATGCTGTGGAAACCGAAGCCCCGGATCTATCGGAAACGGACGACGTCTCCGCTGGACCGGCGGATACCCGCCAGCGGAAATCGCTGCCCGGCCGCGTGTCACAAAAGAGTGTGACTGCCCGGGCGTCCACCCAGGAATTCGAGGTCAATCCGGAACTCCTGGCCATGGCGCGTTCCGAAAGCAGGATGAACACCGCAGGCCGGTTCGGCCATGGAGGAAGAAGCCGCCGCCGCCAGGACCGCTCCCGGGACGAACATTCAAAAACCGAGCAACGCAGCCCCGTTCGCAAGGCCAGCAGGCCCCAGGTGATCGAGAGCCTCCGGCGCCAGGATCTCCTCCCTGCCATCACGTTCATCTTTTCCCGGGCGGGTTGTGATGCAGCAGTTGCGCAGTGCGCCGCTTCCGGCCTGTGGTTGACCACCGAGCACGAGCAACAGATCATTGCGCAGCGGGTGGACGAAGCCAGCCACGAAATCCCGGCCGACGACCTCGATGTCCTGGGCTTCTGGGGCTGGAGGGACGGGCTGGTGCGCGGCTTTGCTGCCCACCATGCCGGCATGTTGCCCACCTTCAAGGAAGTGGTGGAGAAGCTGTTCGCCGATGGCCTGGTAAAGGCAGTCTTCGCAACAGAAACCCTGGCGTTGGGCGTGAATATGCCTGCGCGATGCGTCGTGTTGGAAAAGTTGGAGAAGTTCAACGGCGAAGCACACGTCAACATCACGGCAGGGGAGTACACGCAGCTGACGGGGCGGGCCGGACGGCGTGGCATCGATGTGGAAGGCCATGCCGTGGTGTTATGGCAGCCGGGCACAGATCCCACAGCGGTAGCGGGCCTGGCTTCACGCCGGACCTACCCCCTGAACTCCAGCTTCAGGCCTACGTACAACATGAGCATCAACTTGATCGCCCAGTTCGGCCGGGTCCGCGCACGTGAAATTCTCGAATCTTCGTTTGCCCAATTTCAGGCGGACCGGTCCGTGGTTGGCCTGGCCCGGCAGGTGCGTGGACGCGAGGAATCACTTGCGGGGTATGCCAAGTCCATGCAGTGCCACCTCGGCGACTTCGCCGAATACTCGCGCTTGCGGCGCGAACTCGGTGATGCTGAAACGTTTGCGGCCCGCGACAACCAGCGCGCGCGCAAATCCCACGTGGCTGACTCACTGACCCGCCTGATACCCGGCGACGTCATCGCCATATTCAGCGGGCGGCTGGCGGGGCACGCAGTGGTCCTGGAAGTGGACAGGAACGCCCGCGAACCGAGACCTTCTGTACTCACATCGGACAACCAACTGCGGCGCATCGGTGTTCATGACCTCGACGGTCCCGTCTCACCCGTGACCAGGATCCGGATTCCCAAATCTTTCAACTCAAAGGTTCCCAAAGCGCGCCGGGATCTGGCTTCCGCAATGCGGCATGCTGTATCCGAGGACGTGCCCAACAACAAGCGCAACATCCGGCACGAGGACTTTGGCCTGGGCGCCCGCTTGCCGGACCAGGAGAAAAAGATTGCGGACCTCCGCCGTGCCCTGCGTGCGCATCCCTGCCATGGGTGCAGCGAAAGGGAGGACCACGCCCGCTGGTCCGAACGCTGGTGGAAGCTGCGGAAGGAAACTGATGGATTGGTCAGGCAGATCCAAGGGAGGACCAACACCATTGCCAAGACTTTCGACCGGGTGTGTGAAGTCCTTTCCAGTTACGGCTACTTGCAGATGAACGACGCCGGACAGGTCACCATCAGCGCGGATGGCCAACGGTTGCGCCGGATTTACGGTGAAAAGGACCTGCTCATCTCCCAATCAGTCCGGCAAGGTGCGATCGACGGCCTTGATGCCGCCGAGCTGGCGTCCTTCGCCAGCACCCTGGTGTACCAAGCCAAGCGGGAGGACCGGGGCCTCAGGCCAAAGATGCCTTCCGTGTCGCTGGAGACGGCCGTCGACATCGTGGTCCGGGAGTGGTCCCGGCTGGAGGATACAGAGGAGCACAATCGGCTTCCGCTGACCGGCGAACCTGAGCTCGGCCTGATGTGGCCCATGTACAAATGGGCCAAGGGGCGGCATCTGCAGGAGGTCCTGAATGGAACCGACCTCGCAGCCGGCGACTTTGTCCGCTGGGCCAAGC